The proteins below are encoded in one region of Syngnathus acus chromosome 2, fSynAcu1.2, whole genome shotgun sequence:
- the hck gene encoding tyrosine-protein kinase HCK has protein sequence MGCVGSKKDRENLRKGSSDMQKSAPTTHYVKDPTAGNSKVSKTPSSANITDGDNIGIALYDYDAIHDGDLGFKKGDKLKILEESGEWWRAMSISTGQEGFIPSNYVGKDTLEAEEWFFKGVSRRDAERQLLAPGNKVGSFLIRDSESNKGSFSLSVRDTDGPSGDTVKHYKIRMLDNGGFYISPRITFSNLQDLVKHYKKQGDGLCQPLTNPCLSAKPEKPWEKDAWEIQRSSLKLEKRLGAGQFGDVWLATYNKHTKVAVKTMKPGSMSVEAFMAEANLMKTLQHDKLVRLHAVVTKEEPIYIITELMEKGSLLDFLKSDEGSRVPLPKLIDFSAQIAEGMAFIEQRNYIHRDLRAANILVNKALVCKIADFGLARIIEDNEYTAREGARFPIKWTAPEAINYGCFTIKSDVWSFGILLTEIISYGRTPYPGMTNPEVIRSLEKGYRMQRQDSCPKELYDIMLECWKNKPDNRPTFDYLKSVLEDFYTATESQYQQQP, from the exons ATGGGTTGTGTGGGCTCAAAGAAGGATCGGGAGAATCTTCGGAAAGGGAGCAGTGACATGCAGAAAAGTGCACCGACAACCCACTACGTCAAAGATCCCACAGCGGGAAATTCTAAAGTT AGCAAAACGCCATCCAGTGCAAATATAACAGATG GAGACAACATTGGTATTGCACTTTATGATTATGATGCCATTCATGATGGAGACCTTGGCTTCAAGAAGGGGGACAAACTTAAAATTTTGGAAGA ATCAGGGGAGTGGTGGCGAGCGATGTCGATCAGTACAGGTCAAGAAGGCTTCATCCCCAGCAATTATGTTGGTAAAGATACCCTGGAGGCAGAGGA GTGGTTTTTTAAGGGAGTGAGCAGGAGAGATGCCGAGAGGCAGCTTCTGGCCCCTGGAAACAAAGTAGGATCGTTTTTGATCCGAGACAGTGAGTCCAACAAAG GAAGCTTCTCCCTGTCTGTCAGGGACACCGATGGCCCATCTGGTGACACTGTTAAACATTATAAGATCCGTATGCTGGACAATGGAGGATTTTACATCTCTCCCCGGATCACATTCAGCAACCTGCAGGACCTGGTCAAGCATTATAAGA AGCAAGGTGATGGCCTTTGCCAACCCCTGACCAACCCTTGCCTGAGTGCTAAACCAGAGAAGCCCTGGGAGAAAGACGCCTGGGAAATCCAAAGGTCATCACTTAAACTGGAGAAAAGGCTCGGTGCTGGCCAGTTTGGAGATGTCTGGCTGG CGACATACAACAAACACACCAAGGTAGCAGTGAAGACCATGAAACCTGGGAGCATGTCGGTAGAAGCCTTCATGGCTGAGGCCAATCTGATGAAGACTTTACAGCATGACAAACTGGTGCGACTCCATGCTGTGGTCACCAAGGAAGAGCCCATTTATATTATCACTGAATTAATGGAAAAAG GTAGTTTATTAGACTTCCTCAAGAGTGATGAAGGCAGTCGCGTCCCACTTCCCAAGCTCATCGACTTCTCTGCCCAG ATAGCAGAGGGTATGGCCTTCATTGAGCAGAGGAACTACATCCACCGAGACTTGAGGGCCGCCAACATTCTGGTCAATAAAGCTTTAGTATGCAAAATCGCTGACTTTGGCCTCGCTCGCATCATTGAAGACAATGAATACACAGCAAGGGAAG GAGCAAGATTTCCCATTAAGTGGACAGCACCTGAAGCTATCAACTACGGCTGTTTCACTATTAAGTCAGATGTCTGGTCTTTTGGCATTTTGCTGACTGAGATCATCAGTTATGGACGTACACCCTACCCAG ggaTGACAAACCCAGAGGTGATCCGTTCACTGGAGAAAGGCTATCGAATGCAGCGTCAGGACAGTTGTCCCAAGGAACTCTATGACATCATGCTAGAGTGTTGGAAGAACAAACCAGATAACCGTCCAACCTTTGATTACCTAAAGAGTGTCCTGGAGGATTTCTACACAGCCACAGAGAGCCAGTACCAGCAGCAACCGTGA
- the rbbp8l gene encoding uncharacterized protein rbbp8l isoform X4, with the protein MEGFNELLLKLREVHERELEAWQMKVQELSNKKGCDTKRMEELFTKNQQMKEHQRLLTENIKTLENRLRAGLCDRCTVTQEVAKRRQREFEMSQMQTIQHITLLAGENNNLKKENRRLRDEIDHLREALNRTPVEVKPDISPDLSPLSGPISMTTGRATSDQPIDGNVAVKTDTNQMADEPREELRQLQGISKSHYATPTYASPSWNTENNVSHTERRSLIVGALEQPLPVSCQALPLRMSSSSLNADVNPTRHTIKAPVPCRPQPIKNSPVAFPWALPESSAWASMAASGINLVRHPYPKTNLPQFPCLVQSSQHISVSSNQDHVYGSQWHKHSGFQGHINEPTVVFRLKNQSEHTEIPGKSQEKKDIQTSSTKRVLGDGFQDLCEGPLDLSDRGKSKPGQTTKHEPFLSPQEGEGVNKRIDKELMQSIPIHEQPASPPTSQSLTPSLPMVTHQEEATRKKHEVVKENVEQKKEATGKTEPSNGKKVPALTISLRPVVLESINSTQTQDSLSTNGKSPPPKVEPGGSEEQVEEEVEEEEEEEKQDEEEAEEEEEEEEEDNISEQETHHSYKRKKLFADTEMDQDSDTDFMAKAKKVKITVRAPEASS; encoded by the exons ATGGAGGGCTTCAACGAGCTGCTTCTTAAACTCAGGGAGGTCCATGAGCGAGAGCTTGAGG CTTGGCAGATGAAAGTGCAAGAACTGTCCAACAAGAAGGGCTG TGATACAAAGCGAATGGAGGAGCTGTTCACCAAGAACCAGCAAATGAAGGAGCACCAGCGATTACTCACTGAAAACATCAAGACACTTGAAAACag GCTGAGGGCAGGCCTGTGTGACAGATGTACCGTCACTCAAGAGGTGGCTAAAAGAAGACAGCGGGAGTTTGAAATGTCTCAGATGCAGACCATCCAGCACATCACACTGCTAG CCGGAGAGAACAATAAtctaaaaaaggaaaacaggaGACTACGAGACGAGATTGATCATCTAAGAGAAGCACTTAA CCGCACACCTGTGGAGGTCAAACCTGACATCTCTCCTGACCTTTCACCTTTATCTGGACCTATCTCCATGACAACTGGCAGGGCCACCTCCGACCAGCCAATAGATGGCAATGTTGCAGTGAAAACAGACACAAACCAAATGGCTGACG AACCTCGCGAAGAGCTCAGACAACTGCAAGGAATAAGCAAGAGCCACTAC GCTACTCCAACTTACGCCTCACCATCCTGGAATACAGAAAACAATGTGTCACATACTGAGAGGAG ATCTCTCATTGTGGGAGCCCTGGAACAGCCACTCCCAGTCTCCTGTCAAGCTCTTCCTCTGAGGATGTCCTCGTCCTCTCTCAATGCTGATGTGAATCCAACCAGACATACAATCAAAGCCCCCGTCCCCTGTCGTCCTCAACCAATCAAAAACAGCCCTGTTGCCTTCCCTTGGGCTCTACCGGAATCTTCTGCCTGGGCTTCAATGGCCGCTTCAGGCATAAACCTGGTGAGGCACCCTTATCCCAAAACAAATCTTCCTCAATTTCCATGCTTGGTCCAAAGTAGCCAGCACATCAGCGTTTCCAGCAATCAAGATCATGTTTATGGGTCTCAGTGGCACAAGCATAGTGGCTTTCAAGGCCACATAAATGAACCAACTGTGGTATTTAGGTTGAAGAATCAATCTGAGCACACAGAGATTCCGGGTAAGTCTCAGGAGAAGAAGGATATACAAACATCCAGCACCAAAAGAGTTTTGGGGGACGGCTTCCAAGATCTCTGCGAGGGTCCTCTAGATCTGTCGGACAGAGGAAAGTCGAAACCCGGCCAAACAACGAAACATGAACCGTTTTTATCCCCACAAGAGGGTGAGGGTGTAAACAAGAGAATTGACAAGGAATTGATGCAGAGTATTCCCATTCATGAGCAACCCGCATCACCTCCCACTTCTCAATCTTTGACGCCATCCTTGCCCATGGTCACACATCAAGAAGAAGCTACGCGAAAGAAACACGAG GtggtaaaagaaaatgtggagCAGAAAAAAGAGGCCACTGGAAAGACAGAGCCAAGCAATGGAAAGAAGGTCCCTGCCCTCACAATATCATTACGGCCAG TGGTGCTGGAGAGTATAAATTCCACTCAAACACAAGACTCCCTATCAACAAATGGCAAG TCACCACCACCAAAGGTCGAGCCAGGAGGCTCAGAGGaacaggtggaggaggaggtggaggaagaggaggaagaggagaagcaagatgaagaagaggcggaggaagaggaggaggaggaagaagaggacaaCATATCAGAACAGGAGACCCACCATAGCTACAAGAGGAAGAAATTATTTGCGGATACAGAAATGGACCAAGACTCAGACACAGACT TCATGGCCAAAGCAAAAAAGGTCAAGATCACAGTGAGAGCTCCAGAGGCCTCCAGCTGA
- the rbbp8l gene encoding uncharacterized protein rbbp8l isoform X2: MEGFNELLLKLREVHERELEAWQMKVQELSNKKGCDTKRMEELFTKNQQMKEHQRLLTENIKTLENRLRAGLCDRCTVTQEVAKRRQREFEMSQMQTIQHITLLAGENNNLKKENRRLRDEIDHLREALNRTPVEVKPDISPDLSPLSGPISMTTGRATSDQPIDGNVAVKTDTNQMADEPREELRQLQGISKSHYATPTYASPSWNTENNVSHTERRSLIVGALEQPLPVSCQALPLRMSSSSLNADVNPTRHTIKAPVPCRPQPIKNSPVAFPWALPESSAWASMAASGINLVRHPYPKTNLPQFPCLVQSSQHISVSSNQDHVYGSQWHKHSGFQGHINEPTVVFRLKNQSEHTEIPGKSQEKKDIQTSSTKRVLGDGFQDLCEGPLDLSDRGKSKPGQTTKHEPFLSPQEGEGVNKRIDKELMQSIPIHEQPASPPTSQSLTPSLPMVTHQEEATRKKHEVVKENVEQKKEATGKTEPSNGKKVPALTISLRPVVVLESINSTQTQDSLSTNGKSPPPKVEPGGSEEQVEEEVEEEEEEEKQDEEEAEEEEEEEEEDNISEQETHHSYKRKKLFADTEMDQDSDTDFMAKAKKVKITVRAPEASS; encoded by the exons ATGGAGGGCTTCAACGAGCTGCTTCTTAAACTCAGGGAGGTCCATGAGCGAGAGCTTGAGG CTTGGCAGATGAAAGTGCAAGAACTGTCCAACAAGAAGGGCTG TGATACAAAGCGAATGGAGGAGCTGTTCACCAAGAACCAGCAAATGAAGGAGCACCAGCGATTACTCACTGAAAACATCAAGACACTTGAAAACag GCTGAGGGCAGGCCTGTGTGACAGATGTACCGTCACTCAAGAGGTGGCTAAAAGAAGACAGCGGGAGTTTGAAATGTCTCAGATGCAGACCATCCAGCACATCACACTGCTAG CCGGAGAGAACAATAAtctaaaaaaggaaaacaggaGACTACGAGACGAGATTGATCATCTAAGAGAAGCACTTAA CCGCACACCTGTGGAGGTCAAACCTGACATCTCTCCTGACCTTTCACCTTTATCTGGACCTATCTCCATGACAACTGGCAGGGCCACCTCCGACCAGCCAATAGATGGCAATGTTGCAGTGAAAACAGACACAAACCAAATGGCTGACG AACCTCGCGAAGAGCTCAGACAACTGCAAGGAATAAGCAAGAGCCACTAC GCTACTCCAACTTACGCCTCACCATCCTGGAATACAGAAAACAATGTGTCACATACTGAGAGGAG ATCTCTCATTGTGGGAGCCCTGGAACAGCCACTCCCAGTCTCCTGTCAAGCTCTTCCTCTGAGGATGTCCTCGTCCTCTCTCAATGCTGATGTGAATCCAACCAGACATACAATCAAAGCCCCCGTCCCCTGTCGTCCTCAACCAATCAAAAACAGCCCTGTTGCCTTCCCTTGGGCTCTACCGGAATCTTCTGCCTGGGCTTCAATGGCCGCTTCAGGCATAAACCTGGTGAGGCACCCTTATCCCAAAACAAATCTTCCTCAATTTCCATGCTTGGTCCAAAGTAGCCAGCACATCAGCGTTTCCAGCAATCAAGATCATGTTTATGGGTCTCAGTGGCACAAGCATAGTGGCTTTCAAGGCCACATAAATGAACCAACTGTGGTATTTAGGTTGAAGAATCAATCTGAGCACACAGAGATTCCGGGTAAGTCTCAGGAGAAGAAGGATATACAAACATCCAGCACCAAAAGAGTTTTGGGGGACGGCTTCCAAGATCTCTGCGAGGGTCCTCTAGATCTGTCGGACAGAGGAAAGTCGAAACCCGGCCAAACAACGAAACATGAACCGTTTTTATCCCCACAAGAGGGTGAGGGTGTAAACAAGAGAATTGACAAGGAATTGATGCAGAGTATTCCCATTCATGAGCAACCCGCATCACCTCCCACTTCTCAATCTTTGACGCCATCCTTGCCCATGGTCACACATCAAGAAGAAGCTACGCGAAAGAAACACGAG GtggtaaaagaaaatgtggagCAGAAAAAAGAGGCCACTGGAAAGACAGAGCCAAGCAATGGAAAGAAGGTCCCTGCCCTCACAATATCATTACGGCCAG TAGTGGTGCTGGAGAGTATAAATTCCACTCAAACACAAGACTCCCTATCAACAAATGGCAAG TCACCACCACCAAAGGTCGAGCCAGGAGGCTCAGAGGaacaggtggaggaggaggtggaggaagaggaggaagaggagaagcaagatgaagaagaggcggaggaagaggaggaggaggaagaagaggacaaCATATCAGAACAGGAGACCCACCATAGCTACAAGAGGAAGAAATTATTTGCGGATACAGAAATGGACCAAGACTCAGACACAGACT TCATGGCCAAAGCAAAAAAGGTCAAGATCACAGTGAGAGCTCCAGAGGCCTCCAGCTGA
- the rbbp8l gene encoding uncharacterized protein rbbp8l isoform X3, with protein sequence MEGFNELLLKLREVHERELEAWQMKVQELSNKKGCDTKRMEELFTKNQQMKEHQRLLTENIKTLENRLRAGLCDRCTVTQEVAKRRQREFEMSQMQTIQHITLLAGENNNLKKENRRLRDEIDHLREALNRTPVEVKPDISPDLSPLSGPISMTTGRATSDQPIDGNVAVKTDTNQMADEPREELRQLQGISKSHYATPTYASPSWNTENNVSHTERRSLIVGALEQPLPVSCQALPLRMSSSSLNADVNPTRHTIKAPVPCRPQPIKNSPVAFPWALPESSAWASMAASGINLVRHPYPKTNLPQFPCLVQSSQHISVSSNQDHVYGSQWHKHSGFQGHINEPTVVFRLKNQSEHTEIPGKSQEKKDIQTSSTKRVLGDGFQDLCEGPLDLSDRGKSKPGQTTKHEPFLSPQEGEGVNKRIDKELMQSIPIHEQPASPPTSQSLTPSLPMVTHQEEATRKKHEQVVKENVEQKKEATGKTEPSNGKKVPALTISLRPVVLESINSTQTQDSLSTNGKSPPPKVEPGGSEEQVEEEVEEEEEEEKQDEEEAEEEEEEEEEDNISEQETHHSYKRKKLFADTEMDQDSDTDFMAKAKKVKITVRAPEASS encoded by the exons ATGGAGGGCTTCAACGAGCTGCTTCTTAAACTCAGGGAGGTCCATGAGCGAGAGCTTGAGG CTTGGCAGATGAAAGTGCAAGAACTGTCCAACAAGAAGGGCTG TGATACAAAGCGAATGGAGGAGCTGTTCACCAAGAACCAGCAAATGAAGGAGCACCAGCGATTACTCACTGAAAACATCAAGACACTTGAAAACag GCTGAGGGCAGGCCTGTGTGACAGATGTACCGTCACTCAAGAGGTGGCTAAAAGAAGACAGCGGGAGTTTGAAATGTCTCAGATGCAGACCATCCAGCACATCACACTGCTAG CCGGAGAGAACAATAAtctaaaaaaggaaaacaggaGACTACGAGACGAGATTGATCATCTAAGAGAAGCACTTAA CCGCACACCTGTGGAGGTCAAACCTGACATCTCTCCTGACCTTTCACCTTTATCTGGACCTATCTCCATGACAACTGGCAGGGCCACCTCCGACCAGCCAATAGATGGCAATGTTGCAGTGAAAACAGACACAAACCAAATGGCTGACG AACCTCGCGAAGAGCTCAGACAACTGCAAGGAATAAGCAAGAGCCACTAC GCTACTCCAACTTACGCCTCACCATCCTGGAATACAGAAAACAATGTGTCACATACTGAGAGGAG ATCTCTCATTGTGGGAGCCCTGGAACAGCCACTCCCAGTCTCCTGTCAAGCTCTTCCTCTGAGGATGTCCTCGTCCTCTCTCAATGCTGATGTGAATCCAACCAGACATACAATCAAAGCCCCCGTCCCCTGTCGTCCTCAACCAATCAAAAACAGCCCTGTTGCCTTCCCTTGGGCTCTACCGGAATCTTCTGCCTGGGCTTCAATGGCCGCTTCAGGCATAAACCTGGTGAGGCACCCTTATCCCAAAACAAATCTTCCTCAATTTCCATGCTTGGTCCAAAGTAGCCAGCACATCAGCGTTTCCAGCAATCAAGATCATGTTTATGGGTCTCAGTGGCACAAGCATAGTGGCTTTCAAGGCCACATAAATGAACCAACTGTGGTATTTAGGTTGAAGAATCAATCTGAGCACACAGAGATTCCGGGTAAGTCTCAGGAGAAGAAGGATATACAAACATCCAGCACCAAAAGAGTTTTGGGGGACGGCTTCCAAGATCTCTGCGAGGGTCCTCTAGATCTGTCGGACAGAGGAAAGTCGAAACCCGGCCAAACAACGAAACATGAACCGTTTTTATCCCCACAAGAGGGTGAGGGTGTAAACAAGAGAATTGACAAGGAATTGATGCAGAGTATTCCCATTCATGAGCAACCCGCATCACCTCCCACTTCTCAATCTTTGACGCCATCCTTGCCCATGGTCACACATCAAGAAGAAGCTACGCGAAAGAAACACGAG CAGGtggtaaaagaaaatgtggagCAGAAAAAAGAGGCCACTGGAAAGACAGAGCCAAGCAATGGAAAGAAGGTCCCTGCCCTCACAATATCATTACGGCCAG TGGTGCTGGAGAGTATAAATTCCACTCAAACACAAGACTCCCTATCAACAAATGGCAAG TCACCACCACCAAAGGTCGAGCCAGGAGGCTCAGAGGaacaggtggaggaggaggtggaggaagaggaggaagaggagaagcaagatgaagaagaggcggaggaagaggaggaggaggaagaagaggacaaCATATCAGAACAGGAGACCCACCATAGCTACAAGAGGAAGAAATTATTTGCGGATACAGAAATGGACCAAGACTCAGACACAGACT TCATGGCCAAAGCAAAAAAGGTCAAGATCACAGTGAGAGCTCCAGAGGCCTCCAGCTGA
- the rbbp8l gene encoding uncharacterized protein rbbp8l isoform X1, protein MEGFNELLLKLREVHERELEAWQMKVQELSNKKGCDTKRMEELFTKNQQMKEHQRLLTENIKTLENRLRAGLCDRCTVTQEVAKRRQREFEMSQMQTIQHITLLAGENNNLKKENRRLRDEIDHLREALNRTPVEVKPDISPDLSPLSGPISMTTGRATSDQPIDGNVAVKTDTNQMADEPREELRQLQGISKSHYATPTYASPSWNTENNVSHTERRSLIVGALEQPLPVSCQALPLRMSSSSLNADVNPTRHTIKAPVPCRPQPIKNSPVAFPWALPESSAWASMAASGINLVRHPYPKTNLPQFPCLVQSSQHISVSSNQDHVYGSQWHKHSGFQGHINEPTVVFRLKNQSEHTEIPGKSQEKKDIQTSSTKRVLGDGFQDLCEGPLDLSDRGKSKPGQTTKHEPFLSPQEGEGVNKRIDKELMQSIPIHEQPASPPTSQSLTPSLPMVTHQEEATRKKHEQVVKENVEQKKEATGKTEPSNGKKVPALTISLRPVVVLESINSTQTQDSLSTNGKSPPPKVEPGGSEEQVEEEVEEEEEEEKQDEEEAEEEEEEEEEDNISEQETHHSYKRKKLFADTEMDQDSDTDFMAKAKKVKITVRAPEASS, encoded by the exons ATGGAGGGCTTCAACGAGCTGCTTCTTAAACTCAGGGAGGTCCATGAGCGAGAGCTTGAGG CTTGGCAGATGAAAGTGCAAGAACTGTCCAACAAGAAGGGCTG TGATACAAAGCGAATGGAGGAGCTGTTCACCAAGAACCAGCAAATGAAGGAGCACCAGCGATTACTCACTGAAAACATCAAGACACTTGAAAACag GCTGAGGGCAGGCCTGTGTGACAGATGTACCGTCACTCAAGAGGTGGCTAAAAGAAGACAGCGGGAGTTTGAAATGTCTCAGATGCAGACCATCCAGCACATCACACTGCTAG CCGGAGAGAACAATAAtctaaaaaaggaaaacaggaGACTACGAGACGAGATTGATCATCTAAGAGAAGCACTTAA CCGCACACCTGTGGAGGTCAAACCTGACATCTCTCCTGACCTTTCACCTTTATCTGGACCTATCTCCATGACAACTGGCAGGGCCACCTCCGACCAGCCAATAGATGGCAATGTTGCAGTGAAAACAGACACAAACCAAATGGCTGACG AACCTCGCGAAGAGCTCAGACAACTGCAAGGAATAAGCAAGAGCCACTAC GCTACTCCAACTTACGCCTCACCATCCTGGAATACAGAAAACAATGTGTCACATACTGAGAGGAG ATCTCTCATTGTGGGAGCCCTGGAACAGCCACTCCCAGTCTCCTGTCAAGCTCTTCCTCTGAGGATGTCCTCGTCCTCTCTCAATGCTGATGTGAATCCAACCAGACATACAATCAAAGCCCCCGTCCCCTGTCGTCCTCAACCAATCAAAAACAGCCCTGTTGCCTTCCCTTGGGCTCTACCGGAATCTTCTGCCTGGGCTTCAATGGCCGCTTCAGGCATAAACCTGGTGAGGCACCCTTATCCCAAAACAAATCTTCCTCAATTTCCATGCTTGGTCCAAAGTAGCCAGCACATCAGCGTTTCCAGCAATCAAGATCATGTTTATGGGTCTCAGTGGCACAAGCATAGTGGCTTTCAAGGCCACATAAATGAACCAACTGTGGTATTTAGGTTGAAGAATCAATCTGAGCACACAGAGATTCCGGGTAAGTCTCAGGAGAAGAAGGATATACAAACATCCAGCACCAAAAGAGTTTTGGGGGACGGCTTCCAAGATCTCTGCGAGGGTCCTCTAGATCTGTCGGACAGAGGAAAGTCGAAACCCGGCCAAACAACGAAACATGAACCGTTTTTATCCCCACAAGAGGGTGAGGGTGTAAACAAGAGAATTGACAAGGAATTGATGCAGAGTATTCCCATTCATGAGCAACCCGCATCACCTCCCACTTCTCAATCTTTGACGCCATCCTTGCCCATGGTCACACATCAAGAAGAAGCTACGCGAAAGAAACACGAG CAGGtggtaaaagaaaatgtggagCAGAAAAAAGAGGCCACTGGAAAGACAGAGCCAAGCAATGGAAAGAAGGTCCCTGCCCTCACAATATCATTACGGCCAG TAGTGGTGCTGGAGAGTATAAATTCCACTCAAACACAAGACTCCCTATCAACAAATGGCAAG TCACCACCACCAAAGGTCGAGCCAGGAGGCTCAGAGGaacaggtggaggaggaggtggaggaagaggaggaagaggagaagcaagatgaagaagaggcggaggaagaggaggaggaggaagaagaggacaaCATATCAGAACAGGAGACCCACCATAGCTACAAGAGGAAGAAATTATTTGCGGATACAGAAATGGACCAAGACTCAGACACAGACT TCATGGCCAAAGCAAAAAAGGTCAAGATCACAGTGAGAGCTCCAGAGGCCTCCAGCTGA